A portion of the Limosilactobacillus reuteri genome contains these proteins:
- a CDS encoding RNA-binding protein yields the protein MSEDNIKQHFRPDEATLIDQANDWVATAEGQYRPVLTPFLNPRERFIVQTIVNRNNNVKITMYGGWQGAEMQRVLIYPPYYEPSIEDFALQALEINYPVKFSELHHRQIMGTLIGEGMERNAFGDILTDGAHWQVIVTKPMAEYLRKNVEHVGRIKVKWIPIATEAVVTPKEEWVPIVTTVSSLRLDVVIAAGFNYSRNRAKQLIEHGQVRLNWEEIDRPDYQIVVHDLISVRHGGRLRIDMTNGKTKKDKERITISVVNA from the coding sequence TTGAGCGAAGATAATATTAAACAGCATTTTCGTCCGGATGAAGCTACCCTTATTGACCAAGCAAATGACTGGGTAGCCACTGCAGAAGGTCAATATCGCCCTGTCCTCACTCCTTTTTTAAATCCACGTGAACGTTTTATTGTCCAAACGATTGTTAATCGAAATAACAATGTTAAAATAACAATGTATGGTGGTTGGCAAGGAGCAGAAATGCAACGAGTTCTAATTTATCCGCCTTATTATGAACCCTCTATCGAAGACTTTGCTTTACAGGCTTTAGAGATAAACTATCCTGTTAAGTTTTCAGAACTTCATCATCGGCAAATTATGGGAACATTGATTGGTGAAGGGATGGAGCGGAATGCATTTGGTGATATTTTAACTGATGGGGCGCATTGGCAAGTGATCGTAACGAAACCAATGGCAGAGTATTTACGGAAAAACGTTGAGCACGTTGGTCGAATTAAGGTTAAATGGATTCCGATCGCAACAGAAGCAGTGGTAACACCTAAAGAGGAATGGGTACCGATAGTTACAACGGTTTCATCACTACGGTTAGATGTTGTGATCGCTGCAGGCTTTAATTATTCACGAAACCGGGCAAAGCAATTAATAGAGCATGGTCAAGTTCGATTAAACTGGGAAGAGATTGATCGTCCAGATTATCAAATTGTGGTTCATGATTTGATATCTGTACGTCATGGTGGTCGCCTCAGAATCGATATGACTAATGGGAAAACAAAAAAAGATAAAGAAAGAATTACCATTTCAGTTGTAAATGCGTAA
- the ftsA gene encoding cell division protein FtsA, which yields MNNSEVYVGLDIGTTSIKALVCESVKGQLKVIGVGVERSAGLNRGVIVDIDKTAQAILAAVAQAEEKSNVEIQSVVVGLPANYLQMQRVHGMITIATRGQSREIVNQDVIDVAREALTQSIPPEREIIDLIPTEFTVDGFSGIKDPRGMVGVRLEMKATLYTGPKTIIHNTKKAVQQAGYDIKDFVITPIATDFNLLNDGEQDFGTVVIDLGGGQTTTSIIHDHQLKYTYVDPEGGKYITKDISTVMNTSLKNAEQLKLNHGYAMASLADEDVQVDVNVVGQNDPVQYSEQYLSEIIEARVRQIFDRIQDKLKAIHAPELPGGVVLIGGVAALPGVKELAEQYFTGNIKVNVPEQMGIRHPRYAVSLALGMYENQLSDIDRLIKQTVQRIDTIKSPHEEKRQAVNQPRQQWTEKSDKLQRSQLEAQQQPVTEEPAPKKKKQNGLSNRFKNIFNNLFD from the coding sequence ATGAATAATTCAGAAGTATACGTTGGATTAGATATTGGAACCACCTCGATCAAGGCACTGGTGTGTGAAAGTGTTAAGGGTCAGTTGAAAGTTATTGGTGTTGGTGTAGAACGATCGGCAGGATTAAACCGAGGAGTTATTGTCGACATTGATAAAACCGCCCAGGCAATTTTGGCGGCGGTAGCACAGGCCGAGGAAAAGTCCAACGTAGAGATTCAAAGTGTTGTAGTTGGCTTACCGGCAAATTACTTACAAATGCAACGAGTACACGGTATGATAACGATTGCAACAAGAGGACAATCAAGAGAGATTGTTAACCAAGACGTAATTGACGTTGCTCGTGAAGCATTGACGCAAAGTATTCCCCCCGAGCGGGAAATAATTGATTTAATTCCAACAGAATTTACTGTTGATGGCTTTTCTGGTATTAAGGACCCCCGTGGAATGGTTGGTGTCCGTTTAGAAATGAAGGCCACCTTGTATACAGGACCTAAGACCATTATTCATAATACAAAAAAGGCAGTTCAACAGGCAGGATATGACATTAAAGATTTTGTTATTACGCCGATCGCAACAGACTTTAACCTCCTTAATGATGGGGAGCAAGATTTTGGTACTGTTGTTATTGATTTAGGTGGTGGTCAAACAACGACCAGTATTATTCATGATCATCAATTAAAGTATACTTATGTTGATCCTGAAGGTGGGAAATACATTACTAAAGATATTTCTACGGTCATGAATACATCATTAAAAAACGCTGAACAACTTAAGCTAAATCATGGATATGCTATGGCATCCTTAGCCGATGAAGATGTCCAAGTTGACGTTAATGTTGTTGGCCAAAATGATCCTGTCCAATATTCAGAGCAGTATTTATCAGAAATAATTGAAGCACGAGTACGGCAAATTTTTGATCGTATTCAGGATAAACTTAAGGCTATTCATGCCCCTGAATTACCGGGAGGAGTAGTCTTGATTGGTGGAGTGGCTGCTCTGCCAGGAGTTAAGGAACTTGCTGAACAGTACTTTACTGGTAATATTAAGGTGAATGTTCCAGAACAAATGGGCATTCGTCACCCTCGCTATGCAGTTAGTTTAGCTTTGGGGATGTATGAAAATCAGTTATCAGATATTGATCGATTAATTAAGCAAACCGTTCAACGAATTGATACAATTAAGAGTCCCCATGAAGAAAAAAGACAAGCTGTTAATCAGCCACGTCAACAATGGACTGAAAAATCTGATAAATTACAACGTTCACAGCTAGAAGCACAGCAGCAACCAGTTACTGAAGAGCCAGCGCCAAAGAAGAAAAAGCAAAACGGCCTAAGTAATCGGTTTAAAAACATTTTTAATAATTTATTTGACTAA
- a CDS encoding YggT family protein, which yields MIAFLLWALNQLVDAYILVIVVWCIMSWFPNARNSRLGDVINRLVEPYMHWFDFIPPIGGISFAPMIAILVLYFVQAGLAHIAAII from the coding sequence ATGATCGCATTTTTATTATGGGCTCTTAATCAATTAGTTGATGCTTATATTTTAGTGATAGTTGTGTGGTGCATTATGTCATGGTTCCCTAATGCACGTAATTCACGACTCGGTGATGTTATCAATCGGTTGGTAGAACCTTATATGCATTGGTTTGATTTTATTCCTCCAATCGGTGGGATAAGTTTTGCGCCGATGATCGCTATCCTTGTACTATATTTTGTTCAGGCAGGATTAGCACATATAGCAGCAATCATTTAA
- a CDS encoding cell division protein SepF, with product MAANFLKSLFGEEDIDEQDGLYETSEQVSTPANTSNKVVSINSGRLNQMSQISLYEPRLYADVKQIASQLLEGHAVIVNFTQMDTNVAARLVDFLNGTVFAIDGEMKRIGKEIFLCTPKNYEISGSLTSNLKNDGDKF from the coding sequence ATGGCAGCAAATTTTTTAAAAAGCCTATTTGGTGAAGAAGACATTGATGAACAAGATGGTCTCTATGAAACAAGTGAGCAAGTTTCAACGCCAGCAAACACAAGCAACAAAGTAGTTTCAATTAATAGCGGGCGGCTTAACCAAATGAGCCAGATTTCCTTATACGAACCCCGTCTTTATGCAGATGTAAAGCAGATCGCATCCCAATTATTAGAAGGACATGCGGTGATCGTTAATTTCACTCAAATGGATACAAATGTTGCAGCACGGTTAGTAGACTTCTTAAATGGCACCGTTTTTGCAATTGATGGTGAAATGAAACGGATCGGAAAGGAAATTTTCCTCTGCACCCCTAAAAACTATGAAATCTCAGGTAGTTTAACGAGTAATCTAAAAAATGATGGTGATAAATTTTAA
- the ftsZ gene encoding cell division protein FtsZ yields the protein MDNETFANDNQFAEAQIKVIGVGGAGGNAVNRMITEKVQGVDFIVANTDLQALNNSQATTKIRLGPKLTKGLGAGSNPEVGEKAAQESEEQIKKALEGADMVFITAGMGGGTGTGAAPVVAKLAKDSGALTVGVVTRPFSFEGPRRARYAAEGLEKLKSNVDTLIIVANNRLLEMIDKKTPMMEAFKEADNVLRQGVQGISDLIVTPGYINLDFADIKTLMSNQGSALMGVGASTGENRATEATKKAISSPLLEVSIDGAQHVLMDITGGKDLSMFEAQEASDVIKQAAGTNVDISFGMSLNESMGDEVRVTVIATGIDKKKKIQQQKPAEKEAPRVTRSIPQEEQPVEQPKQRDPFDGWNDPTADTSNQSRNSDNEFSHVTKPEFNVFNDDAANTDDNDDTNLSTPPFFKNRRK from the coding sequence ATGGATAACGAAACGTTCGCTAACGACAACCAATTTGCGGAAGCGCAAATCAAAGTAATTGGTGTTGGTGGAGCTGGCGGTAATGCCGTCAACCGAATGATCACTGAAAAAGTACAAGGTGTTGACTTTATTGTTGCTAACACCGACCTACAAGCATTAAATAATTCTCAAGCAACAACTAAGATCCGCTTAGGACCTAAATTGACAAAAGGATTAGGTGCTGGTTCAAATCCAGAAGTAGGAGAAAAAGCTGCCCAAGAAAGTGAAGAACAAATTAAAAAAGCTCTTGAAGGCGCAGATATGGTCTTCATTACAGCCGGAATGGGTGGTGGAACTGGTACCGGAGCAGCTCCAGTTGTAGCTAAGCTTGCTAAAGATAGTGGAGCATTAACTGTTGGTGTTGTGACTCGTCCGTTCTCATTTGAAGGACCGCGTCGAGCACGCTATGCTGCAGAAGGACTTGAAAAGTTAAAGTCAAATGTTGATACTTTAATTATCGTTGCTAATAATCGCTTATTGGAGATGATTGATAAGAAGACACCAATGATGGAAGCATTTAAAGAAGCCGATAATGTTCTTCGTCAAGGTGTGCAAGGTATTTCAGACTTAATTGTTACTCCAGGTTACATCAACCTTGACTTTGCTGATATTAAGACATTGATGTCTAATCAAGGTTCTGCCTTAATGGGGGTTGGTGCTTCTACTGGTGAAAACCGTGCTACTGAAGCAACTAAGAAGGCTATTTCTTCTCCATTACTTGAAGTGTCAATTGATGGTGCTCAACATGTCTTGATGGATATTACTGGTGGTAAAGACTTATCAATGTTTGAAGCTCAAGAAGCATCTGATGTGATTAAACAAGCTGCTGGAACTAACGTTGATATTTCATTTGGTATGTCCTTAAATGAATCAATGGGCGATGAAGTTCGCGTTACTGTAATTGCTACTGGAATTGATAAGAAAAAGAAAATTCAACAACAAAAGCCAGCGGAAAAAGAAGCACCACGAGTAACTCGGTCTATTCCACAAGAAGAACAACCCGTTGAACAACCAAAGCAACGAGATCCTTTTGATGGTTGGAATGATCCAACAGCCGATACAAGTAACCAATCAAGAAATTCTGATAACGAATTTTCTCACGTTACTAAGCCAGAATTTAACGTATTTAACGATGATGCGGCTAATACGGATGACAATGATGATACTAACTTATCGACTCCACCGTTCTTCAAGAATCGTCGTAAGTAA